The Fervidibacillus albus genome contains a region encoding:
- a CDS encoding NHL repeat-containing protein, whose translation MVQELPDGNIFIVDEKNAISQSLIVSRDGKILWKQPLHLEGCDVRLNSVRLLDSGHFIGVDQIQNRIVEFTKDGKILWEYFDKDASFRPESVDRFPNGDTVIADFGKRRILIVNNNKEVLWMWNPGRDQLLEPSSVRVISNGNLIVTDEELHIVSEIDGEGRVIWRYGKPGDPGASNGKITYPHDAIRLKNGNTLIVDTANHRVLEVSLNKSVLWKYENESDGYEKVNNLFSPRSAWRTKKGNTLIADSGNHRVIEVNKYGEIIWMLGSTSVKKRLLSSPRYIQLLENENLLIADSMNNRILEVDQNQNVIWSFEKCYHSSVLDTLYWPRWAQCLKAGRTLIADGRNGRIILVDEYGRLLRELRQYRY comes from the coding sequence ATGGTTCAAGAATTGCCAGATGGCAACATATTTATCGTAGATGAGAAAAACGCAATCAGTCAGTCTTTGATTGTTTCAAGAGATGGTAAAATTTTATGGAAACAGCCATTGCATTTGGAAGGTTGTGATGTTCGATTAAATTCTGTAAGGCTATTGGATAGTGGACATTTTATTGGGGTAGATCAAATCCAAAATCGAATTGTTGAGTTTACTAAAGACGGTAAAATCCTTTGGGAATATTTTGATAAAGATGCGTCTTTTCGTCCTGAATCAGTTGATCGTTTCCCGAATGGGGATACAGTTATTGCTGATTTTGGTAAAAGACGTATTTTGATAGTAAATAATAATAAAGAAGTATTGTGGATGTGGAATCCAGGCAGAGATCAATTATTGGAACCCAGTTCTGTACGTGTAATATCGAATGGTAATCTAATAGTTACTGATGAAGAATTGCATATAGTTTCCGAAATTGATGGAGAAGGAAGAGTGATTTGGCGATACGGTAAACCGGGAGATCCGGGTGCTTCTAATGGAAAAATTACATACCCACATGATGCGATTCGATTGAAAAATGGAAATACTCTTATTGTTGATACGGCTAATCATCGAGTGTTAGAAGTTTCTTTGAATAAAAGTGTATTGTGGAAGTACGAAAACGAAAGTGATGGTTACGAAAAAGTTAATAATCTATTTTCGCCAAGGAGTGCATGGCGTACAAAGAAAGGTAATACACTGATTGCTGATAGTGGAAATCATCGTGTAATAGAAGTGAATAAATATGGGGAAATTATTTGGATGTTGGGTAGTACTTCAGTGAAAAAGCGATTACTTTCTTCACCAAGATACATTCAATTGCTTGAAAATGAAAATTTGCTAATTGCTGATTCAATGAATAATCGAATTTTAGAAGTTGATCAAAATCAAAATGTTATTTGGTCATTTGAGAAGTGTTACCATTCTAGTGTTTTAGATACTTTATATTGGCCTAGATGGGCGCAATGTTTGAAAGCTGGGAGAACTTTAATAGCAGATGGAAGAAATGGAAGAATAATATTAGTAGATGAATATGGCCGCTTATTGAGGGAGTTACGTCAATATAGATATTGA